A genomic segment from Streptomyces antibioticus encodes:
- a CDS encoding DMT family transporter, whose protein sequence is MPSTRRTDVVLLAVAVVWGSSYLTAKTATEATSVLLVLFLRYAISAVACVAVVAAAVRSPGPLTRDELARGTLLGVTQAAVLVLETYGVAHTSAANAGLIISLTLVLTPLLDRAGRGGGLPVRFYLAAGLCVGGVALLVSGTGLRAPGVGDLLMLAAAVVRAGHVVLVGRLTAGRSLRPLQLTAVQSVVGAVLFLPPAAAGLPLLARTDATTWAQLLYLALFCGLFAFLAQTWAVQRTSPTRASLLLGTEPVWALAVGIGFGSERLTAGAALGAVLIVVGTYWGQAVERARRAERTPAAEDAFHAVSVSGGK, encoded by the coding sequence ATGCCATCCACCCGTCGTACGGACGTGGTGCTGCTGGCCGTCGCCGTCGTCTGGGGCTCCAGCTATCTGACGGCGAAGACGGCCACCGAAGCCACCTCGGTCCTCCTCGTCCTGTTCCTGCGGTACGCGATCTCCGCGGTGGCCTGTGTCGCCGTGGTCGCCGCGGCGGTACGGTCCCCCGGCCCCCTCACCCGGGACGAACTCGCCCGCGGCACCCTGCTCGGCGTCACCCAGGCCGCCGTACTCGTCCTGGAGACGTACGGCGTCGCGCACACCAGTGCCGCGAACGCGGGGCTGATCATCAGCCTCACCCTGGTCCTCACCCCGCTCCTGGACCGTGCCGGACGGGGCGGCGGGCTGCCGGTGCGGTTCTATCTCGCGGCCGGGCTGTGCGTCGGCGGTGTCGCCCTGCTGGTGTCGGGGACGGGGCTGCGCGCGCCGGGCGTCGGGGATCTGCTGATGCTCGCGGCGGCGGTGGTCCGGGCGGGCCATGTGGTGCTCGTCGGGCGGCTCACCGCGGGCCGGTCGCTGCGCCCGCTGCAACTGACCGCCGTCCAGAGCGTCGTCGGGGCGGTGCTGTTCCTGCCGCCGGCGGCGGCCGGGCTGCCGCTGCTCGCCCGGACCGACGCGACCACCTGGGCGCAGTTGCTCTATCTGGCCCTGTTCTGCGGTCTCTTCGCGTTCCTGGCGCAGACCTGGGCGGTGCAGCGCACCTCCCCGACCCGGGCCAGTCTGCTGCTGGGCACCGAACCGGTCTGGGCGCTCGCGGTCGGTATCGGCTTCGGCTCCGAACGGCTCACCGCCGGGGCCGCGCTCGGCGCCGTCCTCATCGTCGTCGGCACCTACTGGGGGCAGGCCGTGGAACGCGCCCGACGCGCGGAACGGACGCCCGCCGCCGAGGACGCCTTTCACGCCGTAAGCGTCTCTGGAGGAAAGTGA
- a CDS encoding LysR family transcriptional regulator has product MDERQLRILRELGELGSVTAVAEALRVTPSAVSQQLRLLQRPIPVPLTERDGRRLVLTAAGQALADAAIGVETALARARHAVDAFVDRPDGTVSVAAFHSGAAAFFPLLLRGLTAPGSPRLTLHDEDVAQEDFPPLTRDYDLVLAHRLDHAPAWPRTTTVTPLLREPLDIALPAGHPLAARPRLTPGEIADQPWITVHDGFPLLATVEAVAAAAGRRLDIVHRVNEISVVAELVAAGGGVALIPRWTARPHPDVVLRPLDGVQALRHVDVLHRPERTARRAVRTVLTALVRAAETVRGRG; this is encoded by the coding sequence GTGGACGAGAGACAGCTTCGGATCCTGCGGGAGCTGGGCGAACTGGGCAGCGTCACCGCGGTCGCCGAGGCGCTGCGGGTGACGCCCTCGGCGGTCTCCCAGCAACTCCGGCTGCTCCAGCGGCCGATCCCGGTGCCGCTCACCGAACGCGATGGGCGGCGGCTGGTGCTCACCGCCGCCGGACAGGCCCTGGCCGACGCCGCGATCGGTGTGGAGACGGCGCTCGCCCGGGCGCGGCACGCCGTGGACGCGTTCGTCGACCGCCCCGACGGCACGGTGTCCGTGGCCGCCTTCCACAGCGGGGCCGCCGCCTTCTTCCCCCTCCTCCTGCGCGGCCTGACCGCCCCCGGCTCGCCGCGGCTCACCCTCCACGACGAGGACGTGGCCCAGGAGGACTTCCCGCCCCTGACCCGCGACTACGACCTCGTCCTCGCCCACCGGCTGGACCACGCCCCGGCCTGGCCCCGGACCACCACGGTCACCCCCCTGCTGCGCGAACCGCTCGACATCGCCCTGCCCGCCGGCCATCCCCTGGCCGCCCGGCCCCGGCTGACCCCGGGGGAGATCGCGGACCAGCCGTGGATCACCGTCCACGACGGCTTCCCGCTGCTCGCCACCGTCGAGGCCGTCGCCGCGGCCGCGGGGCGGCGCCTCGACATCGTCCACCGCGTCAACGAGATCTCGGTCGTCGCCGAACTCGTCGCCGCGGGAGGCGGAGTGGCCCTGATACCGCGCTGGACGGCCCGCCCGCACCCCGACGTCGTCCTCCGGCCGCTCGACGGCGTCCAGGCCCTGCGCCACGTCGACGTCCTCCACCGCCCCGAACGCACGGCACGCCGGGCCGTCCGCACGGTGCTCACGGCACTGGTACGGGCGGCGGAGACGGTGCGCGGCCGCGGCTAG
- a CDS encoding dTDP-4-dehydrorhamnose 3,5-epimerase family protein: MRALGVEGAWVDTPKVFTDDRGRFHEWFKDGAFRDAVGQDLRLAQANCSRSVRGTLRGIHFAEVPPGQAKYVTCVSGAILDVVVDLRVGSPGFGTWDAVRLDDTTHRSVYLSEGLGHAFMALEDDSTVVYLCSEGYAPGREHGVDPLDPSLGITWPEDLVPLLSDKDAAAPSLAEAERQGLLPSFEECAAYRRSLVGDGQEIGG; the protein is encoded by the coding sequence ATGAGAGCGCTGGGCGTCGAGGGCGCGTGGGTGGACACGCCGAAGGTGTTCACGGACGACAGGGGCCGCTTCCACGAGTGGTTCAAGGACGGCGCCTTCCGGGACGCCGTCGGCCAGGACCTTCGGCTCGCCCAGGCCAACTGCTCGCGTTCGGTGCGCGGGACGCTCCGCGGAATCCACTTCGCCGAGGTCCCGCCGGGCCAGGCCAAGTACGTCACCTGCGTCAGCGGCGCGATCCTCGACGTGGTGGTCGACCTGCGGGTCGGCTCCCCGGGGTTCGGGACCTGGGACGCGGTGCGGCTCGACGACACCACCCACCGCAGCGTGTACCTCTCGGAGGGTCTCGGCCACGCCTTCATGGCACTGGAGGACGACTCCACCGTCGTCTACCTCTGCTCCGAGGGGTACGCCCCCGGGCGCGAGCACGGCGTCGACCCGCTCGACCCGAGCCTGGGCATCACCTGGCCCGAGGATCTCGTACCGCTGCTCTCCGACAAGGACGCGGCCGCGCCCTCCCTGGCGGAGGCCGAACGGCAGGGCCTGCTGCCCTCGTTCGAGGAATGCGCGGCCTATCGCAGAAGCCTGGTGGGGGACGGGCAGGAGATCGGCGGGTGA